GATTCATGTCCGCTTCAAGTCTAAAGAACCGAGCCCCAAAAACACCTAGGTAATTCGAAGATGGAGTCAGATTGACGGCTAATTCCCGTTCTTTAGCCTCGCCGCTCGGTACGAACTCGAAGTCTGTCCTTAGTAAATTCTTTGATATGAAAATACATGTTCATATCAATTTGTGACTCTACAGGTCATGGATGTTTAGTTCCGTCCATATACATTACATTAGGTTCTTTACCTTTAACCTCTGCAACCCTTAACCCGGCACATTCTTCTCCCGGTATTGATGGCTTCCTGTTCATCGGGAAAATATAATTTGTTTCTCTCCTCAATTCCTTCTGCACCGGGACAACCAAATTCATGATATACCTTTGAATTTTGGGATGCGATGTAAGCATATGCCGCATCCCCTTTCTTGTCTTCCGGTCCATTTTCTGACCATAACCCCCGGCCGGCCTCCCTTGCTTCCCTTTGCAGGTTTAAAAGATATTGGGCATACTCAGGATTATCTTTAAAGGTGTACACTTGGGCATATCCCTGTCTGACCAGCTCACCATTGACAAACGTTCCATCAAGAAGCCAAACCCAAGCGAGGATTCGATTGTATTTATCCACCGGGGTTGTTCCCTTTACCAGGTAAATTTCTTTGCCTTCCAGCATTTTTTTGGAAAATTGACTGGCCTCTTTTCCATAAAATTCAACAGGGCGACGGGGATCTACGGACTCTGGCGTATCTATTCCAATTAATCGAACCCTTTGATTCCCGTCAATGACAAAGGTATCCCCATCAACCACCCGAATTACCTTTACTTTTACTTTTTCTTCCGGTATGGTCGGCCCATCCCGATAATTCCCCTCCATTTGTTTTGATGAACAACCAGGTGACGTGCCACCTAGCAGCAATATGGTTAATAGGATAAATAAAAGAAAGGGAGGATCTCCCTTTTTCCACACGTTTATCATGATCTCCTCCATCGACATATGGATTATATATGATTATTTAATTCTCCATAAGAAGATCATTCCCTTTCCATGTTCAACCTTTTTTCAATCTATATCCATCTATATCACGGTTATCTTGCAAATATATGCTTGCCTATCCGTTTGATTTGCGGCCTGCTCCATATCCATGCGGATGTGGCTGTATTTGGATTGAAGTAATAGATCGCACCGCCTGTTGGGTCCCAGCCATTGATGGCATCCTGAACGGCTTTTTTTGCCTTGGCATTGGGGGTAAGCCATATTTGCCCATCGGCCACTGCCGTAAAGGCTCCTGGTTGGAAAATTACGCCGGAAGGGGTATTGGGGAACTTGGCACTTTCCACCCGATTTAAAATAACAGCCGCTACAGCTACCTGTCCAACATAAGGTTCTCCCCTTGCTTCCCCATAAACAGCGTTGGCCATGATCTTAATTTCATTGGCTGAAAACCCTCCCATGCTTCTGACGGGAGTTGCCTTTTTCTCCGTCTTTACTTGGGCTCCCCCTGGTCTCCAATTTTTTGTCGCTTTCCACAGCTTTAATTTTGTCTTTGGTCCAACAATTCCATCCACTTTAAGACCAAACTGGTATTGAAAATTTCTAACGGCCCAGTAGGTTCTCCAACCAAAATGGCCATCGATCTTCCCTGTATAGTATCCTAAAAACTTCAACCTTCCCTGAAGCTCATAAACATCCCCTCCATGACTTCCTACAATCAACGTTTGTTTGCCAAATACTTCTTCTGTTTTTAAAATGTTTAGCAGACCAACGGTTACTGAACCTAATAAAGCAAACACACCAATCCATATCACTATTTTTCTCATCAACACCGCTCCTTCTTCTGGTTGTTCCATTTTTTCGATAGAAGCTTTTTTTATTTTTTCTCATATTGTCCAAAACATACAAAAAAAGAACAAAATCGCTGTTGTGATTTTGTTCTTTTACAGATATGGAACTAAAAATTTACACGTCTGCTTATCGAGTTCGCCCAAGACGTGATTCGTGTCCGTTTCAAGTCTAAAGAACGGATCCCTCAAAAACATCTGGGGATTTCAAAGATGGAGTCAGTTTGAGGACTATTCCCGTTCTTTAGCCTCAAAGCTTTCGTACGAACTCGAAGGCTGTCCTTGGTAAATTATTTAGTCCCGTCCTTATAATAAAACTATCTTTTTCCTATCGCTTCTCCCATTTTTATAAAAGCGCCCAATTGAATATGGGGTAAAAATTCCAAGGGTTTACTGTATAGAAGGATTACGGTAGATCCAAATTCAAAATAACCAATTTCCTCTCCCCTTGTGCAGGGAATCGGCGGGGAAAATATTTTTTCTTCCACTTTCCCACCCCGCTTATTCGTGGACAGATTCGCATCATAGTGGACCCGTACGCTCCCAACAATGGTGGCCCCCACTTTTATAACAGCCAATCGAGCATCTCCGGTCGTTAAATCTTCTATATTCATGTAGGTAATTAATCGCTCATTTTTTGCAAATAACCCGGGATATCCTTCCACTCCCATTTGATTGACAGGGAATAACTTTCCGGGGATATAAACCGCCTTTATTACTTCTCCGTCAGTTGGATAATGAACCCGATGATAATCCCTTGGGCTTAAGTATATTGTGATATAAGAGCCTCCCTCAAACTGCTGCGCTTCTTTTGGATCACCCAGCAATTGGGTGACGGTATAGGTTACTCCCTTTGCCTGTATTAATTCCCCTTTTTGAATCCGGCCATATTGGGATACCCTTCCATCTACGGGACTGACAAACTTCCTTTTATCCTGATCAATGGGTCTGACTTCCGGTTTTAGGGTCCTTATAAAAAATTCAGACAAACTTTTATAGTGTTGGACCGGGTATTTTGCTTCTTCAAGGTTTATCTTGTATTTCTTTGTAAATATCGGAATAAGAAACCGGCTGGTGCGACTTCTTGTCCAATGGCCAACTAGTCTGGATAACTCTTTTTTGGGCATCATTCTTAAACCTGCTATCATCCATTTTTTACCCAAGGCCTTCCCTCCAATGTGTATCTTTAGGTATCTTCACAAAGTTTTTTCAGGGGTATTGTAGCACATTAGTGAAATTATAGCGATATCCTCTTCGTTATGATTGAAACACCCACTTTTAACCGTTGCATCTTTTTAAAAATCGGTTATTATAAATATATAGGAACTAGTGTTCTTTTATGGGGTGTGAGAAAATGGGTAAACAACAACGAGTCATTTTCCTGTCTGATATGCAGTCCTTTTATGCCAGCGTAGAAAAATCAGCAAATCCCTCCCTTATGGATAAGCCTTTAGTTGTATCCGGAGATCCTGAACGCCGCAGCGGAATCATACTAGCTGCATGTCCTTTAGCCAAGAAATGGGGGGTTAAAACGGCAGAACCCCTATGGAAAGCTCAGCAAAAGTGTCCTGATTTGGTTGTGGTTAAACCCAGAATGAGACGATACCTAGACGTATCCTTGCAAATCACTTCTATCTTGTATAATTTTACCGATTTGGTTGAACCTTACAGCATTGACGAGCAATTTATGGATGTCACCCATAGCATCAACCTCTTTGGAACTCCGGAAGAAATGGCTGAAAAAATCCAGCGAAAAATACAAAAAGAAACGGGAATTTGGGCGCGTATTGGGATCAGCGAAAATAAAGTGTTGGCAAAAATGGCCTGTGATCATTTCGCCAAAAAGGAGAACCGGGGAATTCATTTTCTTCCAAGGGAAGATATGGAGAAAAGATTATGGCCTCTCCCTGTAAACAAATTGTTCGGAGTAGGCACCCGAATGGGGAATCGTTTGTATAAACTGGGGATACGCACCATTGGCGACTTGGCTAAAACACCATTGGAACGTCTAAAGCACCTATGGGGAATCAATGGGCATATTTTATGGATGACAGCCAACGGAATTGATCATTCCCCCGTTTCTCCAGGAACTTACAATGGAAGGAAATCCATCGGACATCATATGACATTGCCAAGGGATTATCACCGGTGGGAAGAAATCAAAGTGGTTCTTTTGGAATTAAGTGAAGAAGTATGTTACAGGGCAAGAACCAATGGATACATGGGATTGACGGTAACCGTAGCATGCCGGGGGGCGGATTTTGACCATCCAACGGGCTTTTCACGTCAAGACAAGTTAGAAGAGCTCACCCATTCAACCATGGAGGTTTATCATTTAGCCTGTAAAATCTTTTTACAGCATTGGGATCATCAACCGATTCGCAGCATTGGCATCACCCTTTCTTCCCTATCAAAAGATGACGGCTACCAGCTTCATCTGTTTAAAAATCAAGAAAAAGTTCGAAAGCTGGGATTTACCATGGATATGATTAAACACCGTTTCGGGAAGTCTGCCATCGTTCGGGCTTCTTCTTTAACCACAGGAGGCCAAGCGATGGACAGAGCCAAAAAAATTGGAGGACATCATATTTAACCTCATGCGCCAGAAGTCCCCGTCCCTATAGGCGTGGGAGCATTCACAAGGGGATAAACGGCAGCCATCTTTTTCGTGTAAAAATAAGCATAAGAGCGAGGACAAAGATCTTGGAAAACAGCCAAAATTGTATCACCCCAACGTCAATATGGGAAAGATACAACGATTCAATTTCCGGCCCGAACAGCAAGAAAAGACCGGTTAGAAAAATGGATCCAGACATGGAAAAACGGCTTCCCAACCATAGTGACAATAAGATAAAGATGAGAGCAAAAGGCAGCCAGTATAATTGAAAAACCAGCAAAGTAATGGTACTAACCTCTGAATATATCGCCCATCCGTAAATCAAAGCCAGTCCGATTAGCCCACAGAAAAAGAGATAAGAAATTCGGTAAATGACCCCGCTTAAGAGCCAAACGAAACAGCTGATTACCAGAAAGAAAAGTAGCCAATCCTGCCCCTTCCCCCATTGATTAAGGAGCAAAATTCCCCCTCCAATCAGAAAAATTGAGGCTAATCCTGCCAGCAAATTGGTTAGCAAGGGTTTTTCTGTACGAAAATAATAGGAGCTAATATAAAGGGAGAACAAGATGATAGAAAATACGATAATTTGCATCGGAATGGAAAAACGAGTAAAATTAATAACAAAATAGGAAATGGCAATCATCCATACAAAAGCTAAAATGGATAAAACAATCCCGGATCTCCTTTTATTCTTTA
This genomic interval from Microaerobacter geothermalis contains the following:
- a CDS encoding thermonuclease family protein, whose amino-acid sequence is MINVWKKGDPPFLLFILLTILLLGGTSPGCSSKQMEGNYRDGPTIPEEKVKVKVIRVVDGDTFVIDGNQRVRLIGIDTPESVDPRRPVEFYGKEASQFSKKMLEGKEIYLVKGTTPVDKYNRILAWVWLLDGTFVNGELVRQGYAQVYTFKDNPEYAQYLLNLQREAREAGRGLWSENGPEDKKGDAAYAYIASQNSKVYHEFGCPGAEGIEERNKLYFPDEQEAINTGRRMCRVKGCRG
- a CDS encoding DNA polymerase IV, which produces MGKQQRVIFLSDMQSFYASVEKSANPSLMDKPLVVSGDPERRSGIILAACPLAKKWGVKTAEPLWKAQQKCPDLVVVKPRMRRYLDVSLQITSILYNFTDLVEPYSIDEQFMDVTHSINLFGTPEEMAEKIQRKIQKETGIWARIGISENKVLAKMACDHFAKKENRGIHFLPREDMEKRLWPLPVNKLFGVGTRMGNRLYKLGIRTIGDLAKTPLERLKHLWGINGHILWMTANGIDHSPVSPGTYNGRKSIGHHMTLPRDYHRWEEIKVVLLELSEEVCYRARTNGYMGLTVTVACRGADFDHPTGFSRQDKLEELTHSTMEVYHLACKIFLQHWDHQPIRSIGITLSSLSKDDGYQLHLFKNQEKVRKLGFTMDMIKHRFGKSAIVRASSLTTGGQAMDRAKKIGGHHI
- the asd gene encoding archaetidylserine decarboxylase (Phosphatidylserine decarboxylase is synthesized as a single chain precursor. Generation of the pyruvoyl active site from a Ser is coupled to cleavage of a Gly-Ser bond between the larger (beta) and smaller (alpha chains). It is an integral membrane protein.) yields the protein MGKKWMIAGLRMMPKKELSRLVGHWTRSRTSRFLIPIFTKKYKINLEEAKYPVQHYKSLSEFFIRTLKPEVRPIDQDKRKFVSPVDGRVSQYGRIQKGELIQAKGVTYTVTQLLGDPKEAQQFEGGSYITIYLSPRDYHRVHYPTDGEVIKAVYIPGKLFPVNQMGVEGYPGLFAKNERLITYMNIEDLTTGDARLAVIKVGATIVGSVRVHYDANLSTNKRGGKVEEKIFSPPIPCTRGEEIGYFEFGSTVILLYSKPLEFLPHIQLGAFIKMGEAIGKR
- the sleB gene encoding spore cortex-lytic enzyme; the protein is MRKIVIWIGVFALLGSVTVGLLNILKTEEVFGKQTLIVGSHGGDVYELQGRLKFLGYYTGKIDGHFGWRTYWAVRNFQYQFGLKVDGIVGPKTKLKLWKATKNWRPGGAQVKTEKKATPVRSMGGFSANEIKIMANAVYGEARGEPYVGQVAVAAVILNRVESAKFPNTPSGVIFQPGAFTAVADGQIWLTPNAKAKKAVQDAINGWDPTGGAIYYFNPNTATSAWIWSRPQIKRIGKHIFAR